The sequence below is a genomic window from Streptomyces sp. V1I1.
CTGGGACTTGCCGCCGTGCAGCGCGGCGGCGCGTACGCCACTGTGCAGCAGGTGCTTGGTGAGCTGGTCCACGGCATGCTTGGTGTCCAGGAACATGATCACCCGGCCGTCGCGGGCCGCGATCTCGGTGGTGGTGGCGTACTTGTCGGCGCCGTGGACGTGCAGTACGTGGTGCTCCATCGTGGTGACCGTGGCTGCCGAGGGGTCGACGGAGTGGACCACGGGGTCGTTCAGGTAGCGGCGGACCAGGAGGTCGACGTTGCGGTCCAGGGTGGCGGAGAACAGCATCCGCTGACCCCCGGGGCCTACCTGGTCGAGCAGTTCGGTGACTTGGGGCATGAAGCCCATGTCGGCCATCTGGTCGGCTTCGTCCAGGACGGTGATACCGACACGGTCCAGGCGGCAGTCACCGCGCTCGATGAGGTCCTTGAGCCGTCCCGGGGTCGCGACAACGACCTCGGCCCCGCCGCGCAGCGCGCCGGCCTGGCGGCCGATCGACATGCCGCCCACGACGGTGGCCAGCCGCAGCTTCAGGGAACGGGCGTACGGGGTGAGCGCGTCGGTGACCTGTTGCGCCAGCTCCCGGGTGGGAACCAGGACCAGCGCCAGCGGCTGCCGGGGCTCGGCGCGTTTGCCCTCGGTCCGAGCCAGCAGGGCCAGGCCGAAGGCGAGCGTCTTGCCCGAGCCGGTGCGGCCGCGGCCCAGAACGTCGCGGCCGGCCAGCGTGTTCGGCAGGGTTGCAGCCTGGATCGGGAACGGCACGGTCACGCCCTCGGTGCGGAGCGCCGCCAGCAGGGGCGCGGGCATATCCAGTTCGGCGAACGCCTCGACAGCGGGCAGGGCCGGGGTGATGGTGACCGGGAGCGCGAACTCCCCCTGCAGTGCGGCGGGACGGCGTCCGTAGCCGCCGGAGCGGCTGGGGGCACCCGAGCGGCCCGGATTGCCCTGGCGCCCCTGCGACTGCGAACGGAAGCCGCCGCCCCTGCCGGAGCCGGCGGTGCCGCCCTTGCGGGTGCGGGAGTAGCGGTCGTTCGTGCGAGCTGCGCGGTTCATGCAAAACCTTCCTCGATGCGGCACGCATCCAGGAATTCTCGGCAGCATGAGCGGCATAGAGAATTGCAAGAACGAGCCGAAGTGAAAACGAAGACGAAGTCCGGCCGCCGCCGACGGAAAAAGGCGGGGGGCGGACACGTCAAAATGACTGACATGCACCGCAGTGGCTGGATGCAAAATCATGGGGAACGGGCGGACCTTGTGTCCTGCAGGAGTCGTGAGCGAATCGTCCGCCGTACGGTGAGGAAAAGTGTTGCGTCTCGCCGTGTGTGAAGTCGCTGCGGCCCGGCCGGCCCGGAGAATGCAACGAGCTGGGGCCCGCACCCCAAGGTGCGGGCCCCAGCTACGTCGTGCGCGTCAGCGTCAGGCGGGAACGATGTTCTCCGCCTGCGGGCCCTTCTGGCCCTGCGTGACGTCGAAGTTTACCTTCTGGCCCTCCTGCAGCTCGCGGAAGCCCTGGGCGGCGATGTTCGAGTAGTGGGCGAAGACGTCAGCGCCGCCGCCGTCCTGCTCGATGAAGCCGAAACCCTTTTCCGCGTTGAACCACTTGACGGTGCCAGTAGCCATGTCATATCTCCTTCGGGGCAGTGCCCGGAGCCCGCACTGTGCGAGCTCCGCGTCGCCGCGATGATTGCCCCGTCCGGAAAAAGAATCCGGAAATACAGAAGTGCACGCTCCGACAATAACGTCGGCACGGGCACTTGAAGTCTCTGGGAACCACAACTGCAACTGAGAACAACGGTAGCACGACGCAAGCGGATGGGCGCGGCGAGTGATATCACTCCGCCCGCTGCGCTATAAACCCTCATCGGGCATCGCTCGAATATCTGCGCCTGCGGCAATAGATATTCGGGTGTGCGGAGCTCAACCAGGTCATCCGAGCGGAACGGACTGCGCTGCCGACGCGGCGCCGGGTATGCGAACGCGACCCCTTCGCCAGGCCGGCTGACGCCAGGCCTGTCCGGTGTCCCGTGACTCGGGGCGAGGCTTCGCCGATGCTCGTCAGTCGGGCGTCAGTCGGATGTCAGTCAGGAGCCGGCAGCTCCGCCCGAGTCTGCCGTGGGCCGGCGCAGTTCCTCGTTGATTCGCAGGGCTTCCTCGAGCTGGTCTTCCAGAATGACGATGCGGCAGGCTGCGTCGATCGGCGTGCCGCCGTCGACCAGTTCGCGCGCGCGAGCGGCGATGCGCAGTTGGTAGCGGGAGTAGCGGCGATGGCCGCCTTCGGACCGCAGCGGGGTGATCAGCCGGGCTTCGCCGATCGCCCGGAGGAAGCCGGGTGTGGCGCCGATCATTTCGGCGGCGCGACCCATGGTGTAGGCGGGGTAGTCGTCGTCATCGAATCGATCGGTGGTGTGCGGCGGGATCTCTGGGGGCACTTGCACCTCTTTCTGGAACGCGTCGAGGGGCCCCGGTGCGTACGCACCGGGGCCCCGAGGGGTATCAACACCATCTGCCGGCGCTGTGCGCTGGCTTTCGTATTCCGCGGGTCCGTCCTTGAGGCCGGAAGCGCGG
It includes:
- a CDS encoding DEAD/DEAH box helicase, which produces MNRAARTNDRYSRTRKGGTAGSGRGGGFRSQSQGRQGNPGRSGAPSRSGGYGRRPAALQGEFALPVTITPALPAVEAFAELDMPAPLLAALRTEGVTVPFPIQAATLPNTLAGRDVLGRGRTGSGKTLAFGLALLARTEGKRAEPRQPLALVLVPTRELAQQVTDALTPYARSLKLRLATVVGGMSIGRQAGALRGGAEVVVATPGRLKDLIERGDCRLDRVGITVLDEADQMADMGFMPQVTELLDQVGPGGQRMLFSATLDRNVDLLVRRYLNDPVVHSVDPSAATVTTMEHHVLHVHGADKYATTTEIAARDGRVIMFLDTKHAVDQLTKHLLHSGVRAAALHGGKSQPQRTRTLAQFKTGHVTVLVATNVAARGIHVDNLDLVVNVDPPSDHKDYLHRGGRTARAGESGSVVTLVLPNQRRDMTRLMAAAGITPQTAQVRSGEAELSRITGAQAPSGVPVTITAPAVERPKRSASSTGGRRSRSAQARRSPASSQGRAGTSQRPASYTSAA
- a CDS encoding cold-shock protein; protein product: MATGTVKWFNAEKGFGFIEQDGGGADVFAHYSNIAAQGFRELQEGQKVNFDVTQGQKGPQAENIVPA
- a CDS encoding MerR family transcriptional regulator gives rise to the protein MPPEIPPHTTDRFDDDDYPAYTMGRAAEMIGATPGFLRAIGEARLITPLRSEGGHRRYSRYQLRIAARARELVDGGTPIDAACRIVILEDQLEEALRINEELRRPTADSGGAAGS